GCGAGGACTCCACGTGGGAGAACATCGCCGGTGTCCTCGCCGTGGTGGCCGAGTGGGTGAGCTGGATCGGCCTCGCCATCGCCGTGCTCGGACTCATCATCGGCGGGCCCTTCTTCGCGATCGCGGCACTCGTGGTCGGCGTCATCGCACTCGCACTCACGGTCGCCCTGATGTTCGACGGGCGCAAGGGCTGGGGCGATCTCGCGATGTCGATCATCGGGATCCTCCCGATCGGGAAGCTCGGACAGGGATTCGGGAAGTTCTTCAAGGCGATTCCGAAGCAGCTCACCGGACCGCTCGGCCAGATCCGCAACATCCGTGGAATCACCGCGGCTCCGAAGGGTAGCTGGGGTGTGATGAGCAAGGCGAACTTCGCGAACTTCGTACAGAACGCCTCGCGGACACGCATGACCGGTCCGTTCACCCTCGCGGGGCTCGGCCAGCGTTTCCTCGGCGGATCGAATCGCTCGTTCACCGTCTCGTTCCAGGAGGCGGTCGCGGCCGGCACCGGATACGGGAACCGGTTGATGAACCAGCTGCCGGATGCGCTCTCCAGCCTCGCGAAGTCTCCGGCGCCCGACCTGTTCGAGCAGGCCTACAACGTGTACAAGTGGGCGGACAAGGGCGTGGCTCTCGCGGGCGGCAGCCCTTCCGGTGGTCTGTCGCCGGCCAGCATGCTCAACGGTCTCACCCGATGACGTCGGTGCCGGTCGCCGACGGCGCGGCGCGATGGGACTTCGCGTACGACGCGGAGTGGTTCATCCCACTGCCCGCGGCTGACCTGCTGCGGCGAGAGCCGAGCATCGGGGAGCAGTGGGTGTCGGCTGCGGTCGAGCACTACGCCGAACGGGCCCCGCTCTCGGACGGGGACCGCGAGGCGCTCTTCTTCACGGCCGAGGGCATGTTGGGTCTCGCCGGCAACGCCGCCGTGCAACTGTGGTTCGTGCCGCGCGGGGTGTACAGCGACGTCGTGATCGAGGTGACGGTCTCCGCGGCAGCCGACCTGGACATCCCTGCCATCCTGACCGAGATCGCCACCCTCCCTGACTCGACGGCGTCCGAGCTCACGGCCTTGGAGACCGACTCCCACGGCAAGGGCTTCCTTCTGCGACGCACGTCCGCCGTGCTCCTCGACGACGGGGAGGCACGCCCCATCGCGAACTGGACGGTGATGCTGAGCGACGGCAACTCTGCGATCATGATCGAGGCGATGGGGTCGACGCTCGAGCCGTTCGCTCTCATGGAGGAGCAGATCCCGAAGATCATCTCCGGCATCACCCTGCCGAGTGGCCAGCCCGCGTGACCGCCGACCGCACGATCGACACGAGGAGTGCCGCCCGATGAATGAGATGAACGACCTCGGCGTGGAATTCCGCTTCGGCATCCCCGCCTTCCGTCTCGTGCTGCCCCCGGGGTGGACGACGCACCTCCCGACGAACGCGGGGCAGCAGGAGGACGTGCGCAAGGCGAGTGCGATCTTCATGCAGGCCGGGCGCCCCGATCTGGACGCCGAGTTCCGCACGATGATGGCGCAAGCCAACCAGGGCATGCGGCGCACCAAGGTGTTCGCGATCTATCGGCAGGAGGACGTGCCGATGGAGGAGCTGCTGCCGTTGTCGATCACGGCCTCTGCCCTCGATGCGCCCGACGGCGAGAACCTCGACGCCTGGGTGACCGAGGCATTCCGCGCGCGTGGCGCGGTGTTCCTCGACGAGAACCTCAAGCACATCGTCCGCTGGTCCACCGAGGCCAAGCGCCCCGCGGGTGCGCCCGCGATCGACGGGGTCGGCGGCCGAACGGTGACGTACATCATTCCGGTACCGGGGACGCTGCGTCGCAAGGCGCTCGTGTTCACGTCGACCATCGTGATCCCCGACGGAGACGTGATCCCCGCCGAGGTGCTCGACGGCATCGAGCTGCTGAGCGACGCCATGATCTCGACCTTCGCGTGGGAGCAGCTGGCCGAGGAGCCCGCGGTCCCGGACATGGCAGGGCAGACGCCCACTCCCGGCAGTTGAGGCGGTCGATGGGGACTTGTCCCCATCGACGGTGTTTGCGGCTGCCCCGTAGGGTGGTCTTATTCGGGCCGGAGGGGTCCGGTTCTTTCGATTTGCGGAGGTGTGGACGATGGCCGATTTCGGTGCGTCTTATGCAGAGATGGAGCAGGTGGCGTCGTCGCTGTCGCAGGCTCGTGATGACATTCAGGGTCAGTTGGACACGTTGAAGGGGCAGGTGGACACGCTTCTGGGTGAGGACTTCAAGACGCAGCACGCGTCGGGCAAGTTCGGTGAGGGCTACACGGAGCTGACGACGGGTCTGAAGACCGCGGTCGACGGTATCAACGACATGTCCGAGTCGCTGCTGGGCATGATGCGGGCGATCCAGGACCTGGATCAGCAGCTCGCCGGCAGCTGACACCGCGGCGCCAGCTGACACAACAGTCTCGAGGAGGGGTCGACGGTTCGCCGTCGGCCCCTTCTTCGTGCCCTCGAGCTCCGGATCACGCCCGATGGGCAGTTCTCCCCATCGGTGCCGTACGAGCGTCCAACTATGGTGGATCACGGCAGAACCGGGGGGAAGCCATGTCAGACGTCGAGATCGACAAGCGCGCACTCGAAGGCGCCGTCCTGCAGATCAGCTTCTCGGTCGGTGACTACGTCATGTACGCGAACGACATCGCCGCGCGCGACACGGGCGTCGGCAACCCCGCGGGGCGCACGGGCCTGCGGGTCATGCTCGAGAACGCGCTGGGACAGGCGATGCTCGAGGCGCGGGCGCAGCATCTCGCGGGGATCGGCATCACCGATCGACTGACGAGCATCAACGAGTCATTCGAGGACCTCGACGTCTCACTGGGTAGCGGATGGGATGTCGACTATGTCGCTGACCTCTCCTAACCGCGGGTGGACGCTCGAGGAGATCGAGTATGACAGTGGGCAGCTCGAAGGGATCCATGCCGATCTCGGAAAGCTCACAGACGCCGGAGGGAACGCGCAGATCGTGCTGCGCAACATCGACGGTGGCCTCGAGGGGCGGGGCCAGAGCATCACTCTCGTGCAGCGCGAATCGGGGCTGCTCGCCACTCGGATGAACCCGACCATCGCCACACTCGGGCGCATCGCCGACGTCGTGCGGGCCTACGGTGAGGCTGTCGCGACGCATGCCAGAACCGCGAACGACCTGATCGACGACATCGAGACCGCGCATGCGGCGAACGAGGCGGCGGTCGCCGATCTCGAGAATGCACGATCCCAGCAGCAGATGTGCACCCCCGACGACGACGCGAGCACGCGTTCGACCGCGGAACAGGACGTCACCGACGCGCAGAGCTCGCTCGCCACGACACGCAGCGCCCTCGAAGGCCTCTGGGAGAGCTGGGAAGCCGCATACGCGCTCTGGGACGAGGCGTATGGTGCAGCGATCGCCGGACTCGTCCATTCGGACGGCTCGACCCTCAGCGACTCGACCCTCTCGGCGATCGACGCGCTGGCGAACGCAGATACCCCTGCCGAGGTCACGGGGATCTGGGACAGTCTCACCGATGCGCAGCGCGATGCGCTCCGTCTCACGTACCCGGGCTTCATCGGGAACCTCGAAGGTGTGCCCTACCTCGATCGCATGCTCGCCAACAGGGCGACATATGAACGAGTGATCGACGCCGGACCCTACGGCGAGCCGCTGGACACGCAGTTCGAGAACCTCGGGATCGAGATCAACCGGTTCCAGGGGCAGTTGCTGATGTTCAACCCCTTCGAGCAGCCGCAAGCCACCGCTGCTGTCATGTACGGCGTGACCATTCAGGATGAGAACGGTGACCCCGTCGACCCGCTCAAAGGCGTCACCAACGTGAACGTGCTCGTCGGCGGGATGTTCTCGGGCCTTGGAGACCTCGAGGCATGGGGGCAGAGCGCACGCGACCTGAACTTCTTCGCCGACGGGTACAACGACGGGACCAGGTCGGCAACGATCGCCTGGTACGGATACGACTCGCCCAACCTTCTTACCGAGCACACGATGGGCAGCGCTACTGAGGGGGCCGCGACTCTCAGCGCCACGCTGCGAGGGCTCGACAACGAGGTGTCGTCGAGCGTCACGACCTCCGTCATCGGGCACTCGTACGGCAGCACGACCGCTTTCCTGGCGGTGGGCGGATCCCCCGACAACCTCGGTGTCGACAATCTGATCGCGGTCGGCTCGGCGGGGGTGCCGGACGGCTACCACCAGACGTGGACCGGAGATGATCCGATGGACTATTCCGGCACTCAGGTCTACGCGTCGCGGGCTCCCGGCGATCTGGTCGCCCGCTATGGTGAGCACAGCTCCTTCGGACACGGCACCAACCCCGAAGAGCTGCCGGGAGCGATCAGCTTCGAAAGCGACGGCGGCACCGTGCCGAAGGTGGGCGGCGGCACCGAGGACGGCCTCGGAACCCCGGGCCACGCGGCGCACGACGGCGGCAACAGTATCTGGGGCTGGTGGGAAGAAGGCAACGGATACCTCGCTCGCGATTCGGAATCCTTCCGTAACATTGCCTACATCGTGGCCAACGGCCAGGCGTGGAACTGAGTCGTGGTGGCAACGGCAGCAAGGGGCGGGCGGATGGCGAAGCGCTGGCGGATCACCGCGGCGATGGCGGTGCTCGCGTTAGGCCTTACCGGGTGCACGAATGAAGGAGACGGCATGGCGACCCCGACCGGCGACGAGCTCGTCGCCCAGGCGAAGCAGCACTACCTTGACTATCGCGAAGTCACGAACGGCGTCCAGGCGCTGATCTTCGACGGCCGGTGGGAGGCTCCGGGCGGCTCATTCGGCATGGAGCCTTCGGGGGCGGGGTGCCCGGACGGTTCTTACAAATTCTCTCTCGCCAGGTCGACGAAAGTGGGCCCGGAGCAGCATGCCGAGCGAGGCGCCGCTGTGCAGAAGTACCTCATGGATGCGGGCTATGAGCTCGACGGCATGGACTTGGGGTCGGGCGAGATTCAGTCGAGTGATGTGATCGTGCGCGAGCAGGGCGACTTCTCGTTGTTGACGGTGACGTTCATCACGAACGGCAACGTGCTCGTGACGGCGACGACCAAGTGCTGGTCCGGTGACCGCTACGAGCTCGGTGACCTGATTTTCGGTGATGCGAACCTTTCGGACGGGTACCTGCCGCGTGAGGAGTCGCCGAGCGATCCGCTCTTCTTCGGTGTGACACCAGGCGAGCCGGCGTTCGGCCCGACTCCCACGCCGACGCCATAGCGTCGGAGGCGTCGCCCCGGTCAGTGAGCGGCGGCCGCGTCGGCCAGATGCCGCGCGTCGTGGCTGAGCACCTTCACGATGATGCCGTGCCGACGGAGCTCCGACGCGGTGCGGGCGCCTTCGTCGGCGTCGAGGCCGAGTGCCTTGATGTTCGCGACCACGACCACATCACCCGTGCGCAGGGTCGAGATGAGACGCGCGAGGCGGTCGTTCCAGCTCTCCAGGATGTCGGGCGCAGGGTGGCGGAATCCCTCGATCGGGACACCGAAACGGGTGAGGTCTTCGCGCTGCTCGACGACCGACGGCATCCCCTCGCGGGCGACGACGAGGCCGACCAGACGCGATCCGTCGGGACGGGCCGTCCAGAAGTTGCGGTTCTGCTGCAGCTCGGTGAAGCACTTCGGGCACGTCGCAGCATCGTGCGGCAGGTGCAGGGGGCTCGTCAGAGCCTCGTCGACCGATGCCGTGGTCTTCGTGGGATCAATCGTCTCGCTCATCGCGCACCTCCGGCATCCATTCTGCCCTGTCGTCGGACGCCGCGGCGACCGGATTCACAAGAGACCGAGCGCCTGAACCGTCTCCCGCTCCTGGAGCAGTTCCGCCACGGAGGCGTCGATCCTGGTGCGCGCCCAGTCGCTCACCTCGAGCCCGTCGACGATCTGCCACTCGCCGTCGACGGAGCGCACCGGGAACGACGAGATCAGGCCCTCAGGGACCCCGTACTCGCCGTGCGAGACGACGCCGGCCGAGGTCCAGTCGTCGGTGCCCTGCACCCAGTCGCGTACGTGGTCGATGGTGGCACTCGCGGCCGATGCCACGGACGACGAGCCGCGGACCTCGATGATCTCGGCGCCGCGCTTGGCGACCCGCGGGATGAACGTCTGGTCGAGCCAGGCGGGAACGTCGCCCACGATCTGCTCGAGCGCTTCTGCGACCGGTCGCCCGCCGACGGTCGCGTGCGAGATGTCGGGGAACTGCGTCGCCGAGTGATTGCCCCAGATGGGCACGCGGCGAACGGTGTGCACGGGAGCGCCGAGTGTGTGTGCGAGCTGGGCCCGCGCGCGGTTCTCGTCCAGCCGCGTCAGCGCGGTGAAGCGCTCCGCAGGCACACCGTCGGCCGCAGCCGCCGCGATCAGGGCGTTCGTGTTGGCGGGGTTGCCGACCACCGTGACACGCACGCCTGCTGCGGCATTGGCGGCGATGGCAGCCCCCTGCGGGCCGAAGATGCCGCCGTTGGCTGCGAGCAGGTCGGCGCGCTCCATGCCGGGGCCGCGCGGCCGTGCGCCGACCAACAGGGCGAGGTCGCAACCGTCGAAGCCCACCGCGGCGTCATCGGTCACCTCGACGTGCTCGAGCAGACCGAACGCGCCGTCCTGCAGCTCGAGCGCGGCACCCTCCGCGGCGCCGAGCCCCTGCGGGATCTCCAGCAGTCGCAGACGCACCTTCTCATCCGGGCCGAGCAGGTCGCCCGCCGCGATGCGGAACAGCAGTGCGTAGCCGATCTGTCCGCCGGCGCCGGTGATGGTGATCGTGGTCGTCATGCCCCGAGCCTACGTCCGTTGGAGGGGCCTCCGCTCGGAGTACCCTCGACGCATGACCTTCAATCCCGACGCCGACATCTCGGGCAACACCACACGTCGACGCGGACGCACGGCAGCCATCGCGGGCGGCGCCGGTGTCGGCGTGCTCGGCATCATCGCCCTCATCGCCGGGCCTCTGCTCGGCATCGACCTGACCGGGCTGCTCGGCGGGGGAGCCACGGGCGGCGGGAGCGAGCCCGCTGGCGGGTCGGCCATCGAGAACTGCGACACGGGTGCCGACGCGAACGCCGACGTCGACTGCCGCATGGCCGGGGCACAGGTCGCGCTCGATGCCTTCTGGAGCGACAACGTCGAGGGCTACCGCGCGCCGGAGATGATCGTCGTCGACGGCGCGACATCGACGCAGTGCGGCACCGCCTCCAATGCCGTCGGTCCGTTCTACTGCCCGCCCGAGGAGAACGTGTACGTGGACCCCACGTTCTTCCAGCTCATGCAGCAGCAGTTCGGAGCATCGGCCGGCGATCTCGCGCAGCTCTACATCGTCGGTCACGAGTGGGGCCACCACATCCAGAACATCACCGGCTACATGGATCGATACCCGAACAACGGGACCGGTCCCGGCAGCAACGGCGTGCGGATCGAGCTGCAGGCCGACTGCTACGCCGGTGCATGGCTCGGACGGATGACGGAGCAGACGGATGCCGACGGCGACCCCTACCTGATCGCGCCGACGGAACAGCAGATCGAAGATGCCCTGAACGCGGCTTCGGCGGTCGGTGACGACAGCATCCAGGCGCAGTCGGGGTTCTCGAACCCGGAGAGCTGGACGCACGGCTCCAGCGAGCAGCGGCAGCGCTGGTTCGCCGAGGGCTACCAGAACGGACTGGGAGTCTGCGAGCAGGCGCTGACCCTTCCCGCTGACCAGCTGGATCCGTGATCCCGGCGCACGAGTGAACGTCCGCTACCGTTGACGAAGCAGTCAGCACGACCGGCTGGGGGGCCGATGATGAAGAAGACGGATGCACTGTATCCACCGATCGAACCGTACGAGACGGGGGAGCTGCTCGTCGGCGACGGCCACCGCGTCTATTGGGAGGTCAGCGGGAACCCCGAGGGCAAACCCGTGGTGTTCCTGCACGGCGGTCCGGGGAGCGGAACCTCGCCGTGGCAGCGGCAGTTCTTCGACCCGAAGCGCTACCGCATCGTGCTGCTCGATCAGCGCGGCTGCGGCAAGAGCACA
This DNA window, taken from Microbacterium maritypicum, encodes the following:
- a CDS encoding putative T7SS-secreted protein, which gives rise to MQTNKGRDVEVVAGDAVAIADRGTKIVELGDSMVSAAATLKGIKDGSIEGEGYAMDKIKDVVDDVHKDLDEAGRRYKPAGTTLNNYAAALETAQSRMRTIVADCQTSLTELQTAQSNAADAADALQAHNTSTRLNPPAPEDTSASTTAGTNLANAASGAASTLNTAETTHNDNLDAFDGEYDTWHTAYETAVSGLTDANKIGEDSTWENIAGVLAVVAEWVSWIGLAIAVLGLIIGGPFFAIAALVVGVIALALTVALMFDGRKGWGDLAMSIIGILPIGKLGQGFGKFFKAIPKQLTGPLGQIRNIRGITAAPKGSWGVMSKANFANFVQNASRTRMTGPFTLAGLGQRFLGGSNRSFTVSFQEAVAAGTGYGNRLMNQLPDALSSLAKSPAPDLFEQAYNVYKWADKGVALAGGSPSGGLSPASMLNGLTR
- a CDS encoding WXG100 family type VII secretion target, whose protein sequence is MADFGASYAEMEQVASSLSQARDDIQGQLDTLKGQVDTLLGEDFKTQHASGKFGEGYTELTTGLKTAVDGINDMSESLLGMMRAIQDLDQQLAGS
- a CDS encoding alpha/beta hydrolase; the protein is MSLTSPNRGWTLEEIEYDSGQLEGIHADLGKLTDAGGNAQIVLRNIDGGLEGRGQSITLVQRESGLLATRMNPTIATLGRIADVVRAYGEAVATHARTANDLIDDIETAHAANEAAVADLENARSQQQMCTPDDDASTRSTAEQDVTDAQSSLATTRSALEGLWESWEAAYALWDEAYGAAIAGLVHSDGSTLSDSTLSAIDALANADTPAEVTGIWDSLTDAQRDALRLTYPGFIGNLEGVPYLDRMLANRATYERVIDAGPYGEPLDTQFENLGIEINRFQGQLLMFNPFEQPQATAAVMYGVTIQDENGDPVDPLKGVTNVNVLVGGMFSGLGDLEAWGQSARDLNFFADGYNDGTRSATIAWYGYDSPNLLTEHTMGSATEGAATLSATLRGLDNEVSSSVTTSVIGHSYGSTTAFLAVGGSPDNLGVDNLIAVGSAGVPDGYHQTWTGDDPMDYSGTQVYASRAPGDLVARYGEHSSFGHGTNPEELPGAISFESDGGTVPKVGGGTEDGLGTPGHAAHDGGNSIWGWWEEGNGYLARDSESFRNIAYIVANGQAWN
- a CDS encoding recombinase family protein — protein: MSETIDPTKTTASVDEALTSPLHLPHDAATCPKCFTELQQNRNFWTARPDGSRLVGLVVAREGMPSVVEQREDLTRFGVPIEGFRHPAPDILESWNDRLARLISTLRTGDVVVVANIKALGLDADEGARTASELRRHGIIVKVLSHDARHLADAAAAH
- a CDS encoding malate dehydrogenase, with the translated sequence MTTTITITGAGGQIGYALLFRIAAGDLLGPDEKVRLRLLEIPQGLGAAEGAALELQDGAFGLLEHVEVTDDAAVGFDGCDLALLVGARPRGPGMERADLLAANGGIFGPQGAAIAANAAAGVRVTVVGNPANTNALIAAAAADGVPAERFTALTRLDENRARAQLAHTLGAPVHTVRRVPIWGNHSATQFPDISHATVGGRPVAEALEQIVGDVPAWLDQTFIPRVAKRGAEIIEVRGSSSVASAASATIDHVRDWVQGTDDWTSAGVVSHGEYGVPEGLISSFPVRSVDGEWQIVDGLEVSDWARTRIDASVAELLQERETVQALGLL
- the ypfJ gene encoding KPN_02809 family neutral zinc metallopeptidase; this encodes MTFNPDADISGNTTRRRGRTAAIAGGAGVGVLGIIALIAGPLLGIDLTGLLGGGATGGGSEPAGGSAIENCDTGADANADVDCRMAGAQVALDAFWSDNVEGYRAPEMIVVDGATSTQCGTASNAVGPFYCPPEENVYVDPTFFQLMQQQFGASAGDLAQLYIVGHEWGHHIQNITGYMDRYPNNGTGPGSNGVRIELQADCYAGAWLGRMTEQTDADGDPYLIAPTEQQIEDALNAASAVGDDSIQAQSGFSNPESWTHGSSEQRQRWFAEGYQNGLGVCEQALTLPADQLDP